The Rana temporaria chromosome 4, aRanTem1.1, whole genome shotgun sequence genome contains a region encoding:
- the SCG2 gene encoding secretogranin-2: MSSQRNYCLAGCLSSCILVILMSFSDAASFQYYQVPQQDQEYRMKSLQRLPSPDMMKALEYIENLRKQASRTENLPDYTSYQGAPFLSEQKDTQALSTDTAKSPTTDDESEWMRAMLEALMQAEKETKVSPQEKNNLYMDKNIPPELIEDYDSNKWSEKRPKTGKLSSRLYDDYSRDNPLKRTNEIVEGQYTPQSLATLQSVFQELGKLKGQPNNKRDRMEEDQKLYKDDEDDLYKANNIAYEDVAGGEDWNPIEEKVESQTQEELKESKEEVEKTDDMEDEIKRSGLLGLQDEEPEKDTKEQESENLSNLMNTYLNMWMNRMDKGKQNPDRRSLRFSGKELDPEAIYQLIDISRNLQIPPEDLIDMLRDEDGRKFGGRLESEKEVDVPEDLDEVTETMTDKTNVYKSKQGFVRQPTSPILPNIPEGLTVEDMVNLMGADKLQNRFKQNNGLQRAYPMLSKIKGHRAMWPKESEKRQIEYESRPEKEEELADYVVKMLAKYPELLGNNQNKKMPIPYSPGDLQELEKQYENALRGYVNMRGYQDLETVSSSNRRLPTRESDDTQNKQYIDEDLLMKVLEYLNQEKAEKTRDHSVKRSMENM; this comes from the coding sequence ATGTCATCTCAGAGGAATTACTGTCTTGCAGGATGCTTATCCTCATGCATTTTGGTCATCCTAATGTCCTTTTCTGATGCTGCATCCTTTCAATATTACCAAGTGCCACAACAGGACCAAGAATACAGAATGAAGAGTTTGCAAAGGTTGCCAAGCCCTGATATGATGAAGGCACTGGAGTACATTGAGAACCTCAGAAAGCAAGCAAGCAGAACAGAGAACCTCCCCGACTATACCTCTTACCAAGGGGCACCCTTCCTCTCAGAGCAGAAGGACACACAAGCCCTATCAACAGACACTGCCAAATCTCCAACCACTGACGATGAGTCTGAGTGGATGAGAGCAATGTTGGAAGCCTTGATGCAAGCTGAAAAAGAGACAAAGGTTTCACCACAAGAGAAAAATAATCTATACATGGACAAGAACATACCACCTGAGTTAATTGAAGACTATGACTCAAACAAATGGTCTGAGAAGAGACCTAAAACTGGAAAACTTTCTTCCAGGTTATATGATGATTACTCACGGGACAATCCACTGAAGCGCACCAATGAAATTGTGGAAGGGCAGTATACGCCTCAGAGCCTAGCCACCTTACAGTCTGTCTTCCAGGAACTGGGGAAATTAAAAGGCCAACCAAACAACAAAAGAGATAGAATGGAAGAAGACCAAAAACTTTacaaggatgatgaagatgacttGTATAAAGCCAACAACATTGCTTATGAGGATGTAGCTGGTGGGGAAGATTGGAATCCTATTGAAGAAAAAGTTGAAAGTCAAACTCAAGAAGAGTTAAAGGAGAGTAAAGAGGAGGTTGAGAAGACAGATGATATGGAGGATGAAATTAAGAGATCTGGGTTGTTGGGGTTGCAGGATGAAGAGCCTGAAAAAGACACTAAAGAGCAAGAAAGTGAAAATCTATCAAATCTGATGAACACATATCTAAATATGTGGATGAACAGGATGGATAAAGGTAAGCAGAACCCTGATAGGCGCTCATTAAGATTCTCAGGAAAAGAACTTGACCCTGAAGCTATTTATCAATTGATTGATATATCCAGAAACTTACAAATTCCCCCTGAGGATCTTATTGATATGCTACGGGATGAAGATGGCAGGAAGTTTGGTGGAAGATTAGAATCTGAAAAAGAAGTTGATGTCCCTGAGGACCTGGATGAGGTAACGGAAACTATGACTGATAAAACAAATGTATATAAAAGCAAGCAAGGCTTTGTAAGGCAACCTACATCCCCAATCCTGCCTAATATCCCCGAAGGCCTTACAGTTGAAGATATGGTGAATCTTATGGGAGCTGATAAGTTACAAAATCGATTTAAGCAAAATAATGGATTGCAAAGAGCTTACCCTATGCTAAGCAAAATAAAGGGACACAGAGCTATGTGGCCCAAAGAATCTGAAAAGAGGCAAATTGAGTATGAATCAAGGCCTGAAAAGGAGGAGGAACTAGCAGATTATGTAGTAAAGATGCTAGCCAAATACCCAGAGCTTTTAGgtaacaatcaaaacaaaaaaatgcccatTCCTTATTCCCCAGGGGATCTTCAGGAGCTAGAAAAGCAATATGAGAATGCTTTGAGAGGATATGTGAATATGCGTGGTTATCAGGATTTAGAGACAGTTTCTAGCAGTAACCGAAGGCTGCCGACCAGGGAAAGTGATGATACACAGAACAAGCAGTATATAGATGAGGACTTGCTTATGAAAGTCTTGGAATATCTGAATCAAGAGAAAGCAGAAAAAACAAGAGATCACAGTGTTAAAAGATCTATGGAAAATATGTAA